A portion of the Punica granatum isolate Tunisia-2019 chromosome 7, ASM765513v2, whole genome shotgun sequence genome contains these proteins:
- the LOC116213440 gene encoding protein PAT1 homolog 1-like isoform X3, whose amino-acid sequence MKPLYRTSSYPQQQPHLHHVSSEPIHVPKSAYTSFPPPGSRSQQASPRNQSNIPSFVSGGSHSQLPFSATMFSPLSNSNLQQLTGLPHGLDYGGNNVLQFSSSSGLPFNNRPQNHWVNQAGVLHSGQSSLLSNMLLQQQLSHQNSLMSPQVMSSQHQRLHHSLKSLARYAALQPPLYSSLSLPSYKTVNDTRDHKPKSSRRQNARFSQGSDASSQKSESGPCIQFRSKYMTAEEIESILKMQLAATHSNDPYVDDYYHQARLAKKSTSSGSRLKHRFSPSHLRELPSRSRGNSLDQHSLLSTDALGRVPLSSIRRPRPLLEIEPPPTGPAEGSSEQKVSERPLEQEPMLAARITIEDSLCVLLDVDDIDRFLQSTQPQDGGAQLRRRRQILLEGLAASLQLVDPLGKSSHAAPLGPKDDIVFLRLAALPKGRKLLSRYLQLLFPGSELARIICMTVFRHLRFLFGGLPPDVSAAETTVNLAKRVSECVNGMDLRALSACLVAVVCSTEQPPLRPLGSPAGDGASLILKSVLDRATELLTDPHTPAHCRMPNRALWQASFNEFFALLTKYCLTKYDTIVQSIFSTQNQHSSEDMGAEAARAVSREMPVELLRASLPHTDENQRKHLMDFAQRSMPIAVLGTRTGASGQVSPESTVRG is encoded by the coding sequence ATGAAACCTTTGTATCGGACATCCTCATACCCCCAGCAGCAGCCGCATTTGCATCATGTCTCCAGTGAACCAATTCATGTGCCCAAGTCAGCATATACATCATTCCCTCCTCCTGGTAGCAGATCTCAACAAGCATCGCCTCGTAACCAAAGTAATATCCCGTCCTTTGTTAGTGGCGGATCTCATTCGCAGCTCCCTTTCTCTGCGACAATGTTCTCCCCTTTGTCTAACTCTAATCTTCAGCAACTTACTGGTTTGCCCCATGGTCTTGACTATGGTGGGAATAATGTCCTGCAATTCAGCTCTTCTTCTGGCCTGCCTTTTAACAATAGGCCACAAAATCACTGGGTCAACCAAGCCGGTGTACTGCACAGTGGTCAGTCTAGTCTCCTGAGTAACATGTTGCTTCAACAACAGCTGTCTCATCAAAACAGCTTAATGTCTCCACAAGTGATGTCGAGTCAGCACCAGAGACTTCATCATTCTCTAAAGTCTTTGGCCCGTTATGCTGCCTTGCAACCCCCGCTATATAGCTCACTCTCTTTACCTTCATATAAGACGGTGAATGATACCAGAGATCATAAACCTAAATCATCCCGAAGGCAAAATGCTCGGTTCTCCCAGGGCTCTGATGCTAGTAGCCAGAAAAGTGAGAGTGGGCCTTGTATACAGTTCAGGTCCAAGTACATGACTGCTGAAGAGATTGAGAGTATTCTCAAGATGCAGCTTGCTGCCACACACAGCAACGATCCCTATGTGGATGATTATTACCATCAGGCACGGCTTGCTAAGAAGTCTACATCTTCTGGATCGAGGTTGAAGCACCGATTTTCCCCGTCTCATCTGAGGGAGCTCCCTTCTCGATCTCGCGGCAACAGCTTGGATCAGCATTCTCTTCTATCCACTGACGCACTTGGGAGAGTCCCGCTTTCTTCCATTCGGAGACCACGGCCACTACTTGAGATAGAGCCCCCTCCAACTGGCCCTGCTGAAGGAAGCTCTGAGCAGAAAGTCTCTGAGAGACCACTGGAGCAGGAACCAATGCTTGCCGCTAGAATCACAATAGAAGACAGCCTCTGCGTTCTGCTTGACGTGGACGATATAGACCGCTTCCTGCAGAGCACGCAGCCTCAGGATGGTGGTGCTCAGCTGAGGCGGAGGCGGCAAATTCTGCTGGAGGGATTAGCAGCATCGCTTCAGTTAGTGGATCCGCTAGGGAAAAGTAGCCATGCAGCCCCGTTGGGTCCCAAGGACGACATTGTTTTCTTGCGTCTAGCAGCTCTTCCCAAGGGCAGGAAGCTCTTGTCGAGATACTTACAGCTTCTCTTCCCGGGAAGTGAACTTGCCCGAATCATTTGCATGACGGTTTTCCGACACCTGAGGTTCCTCTTTGGTGGCCTCCCTCCTGATGTGTCTGCAGCTGAAACCACAGTGAATCTCGCCAAGCGAGTCTCAGAATGTGTTAATGGCATGGACCTTAGGGCGTTGAGTGCGTGTCTCGTTGCTGTTGTGTGTTCCACTGAGCAGCCACCACTTCGTCCACTTGGAAGCCCAGCAGGAGATGGGGCTTCACTTATCCTAAAATCAGTGCTTGATCGTGCAACGGAGCTTTTAACTGATCCTCACACTCCTGCTCACTGCAGAATGCCCAACAGGGCCCTCTGGCAGGCTTCCTTCAATGAGTTCTTTGCTCTTCTTACCAAGTACTGCCTCACGAAGTACGACACCATAGTCCAATCAATCTTCTCCACCCAGAACCAGCACAGTTCGGAAGATATGGGTGCGGAGGCAGCAAGAGCTGTGAGCCGGGAGATGCCTGTGGAGCTCCTGCGGGCAAGTCTTCCTCACACTGATGAGAACCAGCGGAAACACTTAATGGATTTTGCGCAGCGCTCGATGCCAATTGCTGTCTTGGGAACCCGCACGGGAGCAAGTGGACAAGTGAGTCCAGAGTCAACGGTAAGGGGGTAA
- the LOC116215493 gene encoding DNA replication ATP-dependent helicase/nuclease JHS1: MPPRKRSTSSSSSAKKSNHQNQSPQPSKYGIQHFFDRHSQQNSSQNLRSDSGDSRSTAARNVPGNEQNPISGGGRVVPVDASASTASTSKPGCLQDTLPEDNVMGKCGDGGESPIEVSPEISKSVPLKRFKFSPGMLIKQSQDDGGDEVTWKISPVNERLQAVSKKMPEMIKVLAESSKLNSLYIRQCSQVKSAPGPTGKVERWLSSPTRNAPLICANKMGVKRVNSCWNPDSKGRTTELISSCFASLQSPFQTPSSCQHKPVNRCECNEACNQQSSGQHKKALLELLDQVEDAISIEGSGTSIMEACLAKDEDQECFTMPRETGRNVQVVADIPKAANGSSLDRIFLVLEVAEKRGTADSLTADCPYKVLWLLNEKTGEEKVVCLWDEWFYSIISPGDTVNVIGRFDDHGKCNVNRGNNLLIVHPDLLVSGTRVAASFGCPRRSVLDERLKCNDYSTAAIVGTMLHQIFQAGLVKENLTREFLEEYANIVLRKNFENLFACGAAQKDILETLIAAIPKLLNWINLFRDSQCSKASEVDFGLDDGTKKIKISEVIDIEEMSWAPNYGLKGMIDASIRVNVEAETGVIEKIMPLEFKSGKGPNGQSSMEHTAQVILYTLLMSERYLKPIDSGLLYYLQSEHTQGIAVRRSDLVGLIMRRNELANDILKALTAQQLPPMLQSPSKCKGCRHLNVCTIYHKAHGGGMETSGLSHLFDACTNHLTADHYDFLKHWDRLIDLEAKDAELGRKKIWRSRNTRHNHLTSSLSPIVLDTVELPNSKHIKDGRFHYRFVRQDLPLDKIEACPKDNITSAAANLSSNDSACTLRKGDLVILTTESDCQAIASGVISEISGSHISVSFSKRLRLPQRLSSASNLIHEVWRIDKDEIMTSFAVMRFNLIQLFLENAWSSHLRRMIVDLEAPRFDSGCIFSQDPAISYVWSEGNLNDDQRRAILKILTARDYALILGMPGTGKTSTMVHAVKALLIRGASILLTSYTNSAVDNLLIKLKDQGIDFLRIGRDEAVHEEVRDHCISANDMQSIGNIKQRLNEVKVVAVTCLGITSPLLTNKRFDICIMDEAGQTTLPVALGPLMLASTFVLVGDHYQLPPLVKSMEAQENGLGISLFCRLSEAHPQAISALQSQYRMCQGIMQLANALIYGDRLQCGSSDVANAKLKFSMVKPSKFWLKEVLDPTRPVVFMNTDLLPALEEKDHKAVNNPIEASIIAEVTGELVNNGIMGEEIGIITPYNSQANLIQAAVTSSVEIHTIDKYQGRDKDCILVSFVRSCEKMKHRNSSILEDWHRINVALTRAKKKLIMVGSCRTLSKWPLLKLLMEKVDEQSGLLNLSREDLGITTTNTSSSRLREPAGS; encoded by the exons ATGCCTCCGCGGAAGAGATCCacctcatcctcctcctctgcGAAGAAGTCCAACCATCAGAACCAAAGCCCACAACCTTCCAAGTACGGCATCCAGCATTTCTTCGATCGCCACTCTCAGCAGAACTCCTCTCAGAATCTCCGGTCTGATTCCGGTGATTCGCGGTCGACTGCCGCGAGAAATGTTCCGGGAAATGAGCAGAACCCTATCTCGGGTGGAGGCAGGGTCGTCCCCGTGGACGCTTCAGCTTCGACCGCTTCTACGTCGAAACCTGGCTGCTTGCAGGATACGCTTCCGGAGGATAATGTGATGGGAAAGTGTGGTGATGGAGGAGAGAGTCCAATTGAGGTTTCACCAGAGATCTCCAAGTCCGTGCCCCTCAAACGCTTTAAGTTCTCTCCTGGAATG TTGATAAAACAGAGCCAGGATGATGGAGGTGATGAGGTGACATGGAAGATATCTCCTGTGAATGAGCGCCTACAAGCAGTATCAAAGAAAATGCCAGAGATGATTAAAGTTTTGGCAGAATCGTCAAAGCTCAACTCTTTGTACATCCGTCAATGTTCACAAGTTAAG AGTGCACCTGGTCCAACTGGCAAGGTTGAAAGATGGCTCTCTTCACCAACAAGAAATGCACCATTAATATGTGCAAACAAGATGGGAGTGAAAAGGGTCAATTCATGTTGGAATCCAGATAGCAAGGGGAGAACAACTGAGTTGATCAGCTCTTGCTTTGCCAGTCTACAAAGTCCTTTCCAAACTCCATCTTCCTGTCAACACAAG CCAGTTAATAGATGTGAATGCAATGAAGCATGTAATCAGCAAAGTTCAGGACAGCACAAAAAG GCACTTCTTGAACTATTAGATCAAGTAGAAGATGCCATTTCCATTGAAGGTTCAGGCACCAGCATAATGGAAGCATGTTTGGCAAAAGATGAGGATCAAGAATGTTTTACTATGCCAAGAGAAACTGGTCGGAATGTGCAAGTTGTAGCAGATATCCCCAAAGCAGCGAATGGTTCATCTTTAGATCGAATATTTCTTGTGTTGGAG GTTGCTGAGAAGCGTGGCACTGCTGATTCACTGACTGCTGATTGTCCATATAAG GTTCTTTGGCTATTAAATGAAAAGACTGGAGAGGAAAAGGTTGTTTGTCTATGGGATGAATG GTTTTATAGTATCATTTCACCTGGAGATACAGTAAATGTTATTGGCCGATTTGATGACCATGGGAAGTGTAATGTGAATCGAGGCAATAATCTCTTAATTGTTCATCCAGATCTCCTGGTTTCAGGGACTCGG GTGGCTGCCAGTTTTGGTTGCCCTAGGAGATCTGTTCTGGATGAGAGATTAAAATGTAATGATTACTCCACTGCAGCTATTGTTGGCACCATGCTCCATCAAATTTTTCAG GCTGGACTGGTGAAGGAGAATCTTACGAGGGAATTTTTGGAAGAATATGCAAATATAGTGCTCCGAAAAAATTTCGAGAATCTATTTGCTTGTGGAG CTGCTCAGAAAGATATACTTGAAACTTTGATTGCGGCAATtccaaaattattaaattggaTCAATCTATTCAGAGATTCACAG TGCTCAAAAGCTTCTGAGGTTGATTTTGGATTAGATGATGGGACAAAGAAGATTAAAATTTCCGAG GTGATTGATATTGAGGAGATGTCATGGGCTCCAAATTATGGCTTGAAAGGGATGATAGACGCGTCTATTAGAGTAAATGTCGAAGCAGAAACTGGAGTTATAGAGAAGATCATGCCATTAGAGTTCAAATCTGGAAAAGGACCAAATGGCCAG TCATCTATGGAACACACTGCTCAGGTGATCTTGTACACTCTCCTCATGTCTGAAAG ATACCTGAAGCCAATCGATTCTGGCCTTCTGTACTATCTTCAGTCAGAGCACACTCAG GGTATTGCTGTTCGAAGATCCGACTTGGTGGGGTTGATCATGCGTCGCAATGAACTAGCAAATGATATTCTGAAGGCACTGACAGCCCAGCAGCTTCCCCCGATGTTGCAG AGCCCAAGCAAGTGTAAAGGCTGTCGTCACCTGAATGTTTGTACTATCTATCACAAG GCACATGGTGGTGGCATGGAAACCAGTGGCCTCAGTCATCTGTTTGATGCGTGTACTAACCACTTGACAGCTGACCATTATGATTTCCTCAAGCATTGGGATCGGCTGATTGATTTAGAAGCTAAGGATGCAGAG CTTGGGAGGAAGAAGATCTGGCGATCTAGGAATACAAGGCACAATCACTTAACCAGTTCCCTTTCACCTATTGTTCTTGACACTGTTGAGCTTCCCAACAGTAAGCATATCAAGGATGGCCGCTTTCACTATCGCTTTGTGCGCCAAGATCTTCCTTTGGACAAAATTGAAGCATGTCCCAAAGACAATATTACCAGTGCTGCCGCCAATTTGTCATCAAATGATTCGGCTTGCACCCTTAGAAAGGGGGACCTTGTG ATTCTTACCACTGAATCTGACTGCCAAGCAATAGCGAGTGGAGTCATCTCAGAGATCAGCGGGTCTCATATTTCt GTTTCTTTCTCCAAGCGACTACGACTTCCTCAGAGACTCTCCTCTGCATCTAATCTCATTCACGAGGTTTGGCGTATTGACAAGGATGAAATTATGACTTCATTTGCTGTTATGAG GTTCAACCTCATCCAGCTATTTCTGGAAAATGCCTGGAGTTCTCACCTTAGGAGGATGATTGTGGACCTCGAA GCTCCAAGATTTGATAGTGGATGCATATTCAGTCAAGATCCTGCAATATCTTATGTGTGGTCAGAAGGGAACTTGAATGATGATCAACGTCGTGCAATACTTAAG ATACTCACAGCAAGGGATTACGCTCTAATTCTTGGAATGCCTGGAACTGGCAAGACATCCACGATGGTGCATGCTGTAAAGGCCTTGCTAATAAGAGGTGCATCCATTCTGCTCACATCATACACGAACTCTGCGGTTGATAATTTGCTTATCAAATTGAAGGATCAG GGAATTGACTTTCTTCGCATTGGAAGGGATGAAGCTGTGCATGAGGAAGTCCGGGACCATTGCATTTCTG CAAATGATATGCAAAGTATAGGCAACATAAAGCAAAGACTCAATGAAGTCAAAGTTGTTGCGGTCACTTGTCTGGGGATAACTAGTCCTCTACTCACCAACAAGAGATTTGACATATGTATTATGGATGAGGCTGGCCAGACAACCCTTCCT GTAGCACTGGGGCCCTTGATGTTGGCTTCAACATTTGTCCTTGTCGGTGACCATTATCAGCTGCCTCCACTTGTTAAG AGCATGGAGGCACAAGAAAATGGACTAGGTATCAGTTTGTTTTGCAGGCTCTCGGAAGCTCATCCTCAAGCAATTTCAGCTCTGCAAAGTCAG TATCGCATGTGTCAAGGCATCATGCAACTGGCAAATGCATTGATATATGGTGATAGACTACAGTGTGGTTCTTCAGACGTTGCAAATGCCAAACTCAAGTTTTCCATGGTGAAGCCCTCCAAATTTTGGCTAAAGGAG GTTCTTGATCCAACTCGACCAGTTGTATTCATGAATACTG ATCTGCTGCCTGCTTTGGAGGAGAAAGATCACAAGGCTGTGAACAATCCCATAGAAGCCTCTATTATTGCAGAG GTTACAGGGGAACTTGTAAACAACGGAATCATGGGGGAAGAAATCGGTATCATCACTCCCTATAACTCCCAAGCGAATCTCATCCAAGCTGCTGTGACATCATCTGTGGAGATTCACACCATCGATAAATACCAG GGAAGGGATAAAGACTGTATACTGGTTTCATTCGTTCGCTCCTGTGAGAAGATGAAGCATCGTAATTCTTCAATCCTTGAAGACTGGCATAGAATCAATGTGGCTCTTACCCGAGCAAAG AAAAAGCTAATTATGGTGGGGTCGTGTAGAACACTGTCGAAGTGGCCCTTGCTGAAGCTTCTCATGGAGAAGGTTGATGAGCAGTCAGGCTTGTTAAATTTGTCCAGAGAGGATCTTGGCATCACCACCACCAACACCAGCAGCAGCAGGCTGCGAGAACCAGCAGGCTCCTGA
- the LOC116213440 gene encoding protein PAT1 homolog 1-like isoform X2, with amino-acid sequence MERSSSKDFRDFCESSSGVELGGLEDGEEDFPTFGAADDEYHLFEREESGGLGSLSDVDDLATTFAKLNRAVTGPRNPGVIGDRSGSFSRESSSATDWAPDGDFTSWLDPYSFNAEHPQELKRWSSQPLAEMKPLYRTSSYPQQQPHLHHVSSEPIHVPKSAYTSFPPPGSRSQQASPRNQSNIPSFVSGGSHSQLPFSATMFSPLSNSNLQQLTGLPHGLDYGGNNVLQFSSSSGLPFNNRPQNHWVNQAGVLHSGQSSLLSNMLLQQQLSHQNSLMSPQVMSSQHQRLHHSLKSLARYAALQPPLYSSLSLPSYKTVNDTRDHKPKSSRRQNARFSQGSDASSQKSESGPCIQFRSKYMTAEEIESILKMQLAATHSNDPYVDDYYHQARLAKKSTSSGSRLKHRFSPSHLRELPSRSRGNSLDQHSLLSTDALGRVPLSSIRRPRPLLEIEPPPTGPAEGSSEQKVSERPLEQEPMLAARITIEDSLCVLLDVDDIDRFLQSTQPQDGGAQLRRRRQILLEGLAASLQLVDPLGKSSHAAPLGPKDDIVFLRLAALPKGRKLLSRYLQLLFPGSELARIICMTVFRHLRFLFGGLPPDVSAAETTVNLAKRVSECVNGMDLRALSACLVAVVCSTEQPPLRPLGSPAGDGASLILKSVLDRATELLTDPHTPAHCRMPNRALWQASFNEFFALLTKYCLTKYDTIVQSIFSTQNQHSSEDMGAEAARAVSREMPVELLRASLPHTDENQRKHLMDFAQRSMPIAVLGTRTGASGQVSPESTVRG; translated from the exons TTGAACCGAGCTGTTACAGGGCCGAGGAACCCTGGAGTTATTGGCGATCGGTCAGGATCTTTCTCCAGGGAAA GCTCATCTGCCACTGATTGGGCTCCTGATGGGGATTTCACCAGCTGGTTGGATCCATATTCTTTTAATGCAGAACACCCTCAAGAACTTAAGAGATGGTCGTCCCAGCCACTTGCAGAAATGAAACCTTTGTATCGGACATCCTCATACCCCCAGCAGCAGCCGCATTTGCATCATGTCTCCAGTGAACCAATTCATGTGCCCAAGTCAGCATATACATCATTCCCTCCTCCTGGTAGCAGATCTCAACAAGCATCGCCTCGTAACCAAAGTAATATCCCGTCCTTTGTTAGTGGCGGATCTCATTCGCAGCTCCCTTTCTCTGCGACAATGTTCTCCCCTTTGTCTAACTCTAATCTTCAGCAACTTACTGGTTTGCCCCATGGTCTTGACTATGGTGGGAATAATGTCCTGCAATTCAGCTCTTCTTCTGGCCTGCCTTTTAACAATAGGCCACAAAATCACTGGGTCAACCAAGCCGGTGTACTGCACAGTGGTCAGTCTAGTCTCCTGAGTAACATGTTGCTTCAACAACAGCTGTCTCATCAAAACAGCTTAATGTCTCCACAAGTGATGTCGAGTCAGCACCAGAGACTTCATCATTCTCTAAAGTCTTTGGCCCGTTATGCTGCCTTGCAACCCCCGCTATATAGCTCACTCTCTTTACCTTCATATAAGACGGTGAATGATACCAGAGATCATAAACCTAAATCATCCCGAAGGCAAAATGCTCGGTTCTCCCAGGGCTCTGATGCTAGTAGCCAGAAAAGTGAGAGTGGGCCTTGTATACAGTTCAGGTCCAAGTACATGACTGCTGAAGAGATTGAGAGTATTCTCAAGATGCAGCTTGCTGCCACACACAGCAACGATCCCTATGTGGATGATTATTACCATCAGGCACGGCTTGCTAAGAAGTCTACATCTTCTGGATCGAGGTTGAAGCACCGATTTTCCCCGTCTCATCTGAGGGAGCTCCCTTCTCGATCTCGCGGCAACAGCTTGGATCAGCATTCTCTTCTATCCACTGACGCACTTGGGAGAGTCCCGCTTTCTTCCATTCGGAGACCACGGCCACTACTTGAGATAGAGCCCCCTCCAACTGGCCCTGCTGAAGGAAGCTCTGAGCAGAAAGTCTCTGAGAGACCACTGGAGCAGGAACCAATGCTTGCCGCTAGAATCACAATAGAAGACAGCCTCTGCGTTCTGCTTGACGTGGACGATATAGACCGCTTCCTGCAGAGCACGCAGCCTCAGGATGGTGGTGCTCAGCTGAGGCGGAGGCGGCAAATTCTGCTGGAGGGATTAGCAGCATCGCTTCAGTTAGTGGATCCGCTAGGGAAAAGTAGCCATGCAGCCCCGTTGGGTCCCAAGGACGACATTGTTTTCTTGCGTCTAGCAGCTCTTCCCAAGGGCAGGAAGCTCTTGTCGAGATACTTACAGCTTCTCTTCCCGGGAAGTGAACTTGCCCGAATCATTTGCATGACGGTTTTCCGACACCTGAGGTTCCTCTTTGGTGGCCTCCCTCCTGATGTGTCTGCAGCTGAAACCACAGTGAATCTCGCCAAGCGAGTCTCAGAATGTGTTAATGGCATGGACCTTAGGGCGTTGAGTGCGTGTCTCGTTGCTGTTGTGTGTTCCACTGAGCAGCCACCACTTCGTCCACTTGGAAGCCCAGCAGGAGATGGGGCTTCACTTATCCTAAAATCAGTGCTTGATCGTGCAACGGAGCTTTTAACTGATCCTCACACTCCTGCTCACTGCAGAATGCCCAACAGGGCCCTCTGGCAGGCTTCCTTCAATGAGTTCTTTGCTCTTCTTACCAAGTACTGCCTCACGAAGTACGACACCATAGTCCAATCAATCTTCTCCACCCAGAACCAGCACAGTTCGGAAGATATGGGTGCGGAGGCAGCAAGAGCTGTGAGCCGGGAGATGCCTGTGGAGCTCCTGCGGGCAAGTCTTCCTCACACTGATGAGAACCAGCGGAAACACTTAATGGATTTTGCGCAGCGCTCGATGCCAATTGCTGTCTTGGGAACCCGCACGGGAGCAAGTGGACAAGTGAGTCCAGAGTCAACGGTAAGGGGGTAA